In Triticum aestivum cultivar Chinese Spring unplaced genomic scaffold, IWGSC CS RefSeq v2.1 scaffold189627, whole genome shotgun sequence, one DNA window encodes the following:
- the LOC123175502 gene encoding uncharacterized protein has protein sequence MQRAIAEALELDPSVMASLDEQDEEDDFNEVDESSRNEIGIVGQAIDQTLRDTKLMMIFLNGSDEEVDVGIPLTRYGNNVMIWTFSRRCLELNHGRSRVENKLRYTHAILGFRDSIKELSLSQFCGLLHQEAATIVARNPCMLDINPTIVADCCLYELFLHYNFHMATNFDWVSHASNYWVCDAIIQGYTARDISNALHREINWKCNDVSLLDGVLKWYMEQLMLPFLVINDDVVYKEGPYCWISVTSRNIEVRRMQTIPAVTSSFFLAFERSDHPPTLPNVLFEHSSKLGVLVLKWCAFDFALPPFLKCRSLKFLGLENCTDDKTRQGDDHTDWAYLYSLSVLDLRYTEWNQILSEEKMDLMTNIRELNIEGVRGWQYIANLQRRLPNLQRLRIIKPTCQWKTSEDFDNSFIDKPSMEILDLSGNSDMEILPASLSTTSSLRLLVLDGCYGLENVGGLPLSLEYFSFNGHGPASQWTQTVELPPKQFRSSTTTGNKDIRVSKISLQGCTQLKNLFLCWLPNLIELDLSETAIKILDFKSMVVQVPRLKRLFLIGCKHLRAIIWLDESGSKVKSNLELVCIDTRVGIVCARPSINRIKSFRLQVHVVAMDARLTRSLKGLLWPYLKRDTPEDVLRPKGWDGPSRKGPPKDVYSYNIHLTSSPVYDGVVQFEATPKNKIGPSDQKSLQQIIPAGPYNDVLSMVSDPPMQAFPQPPTTQSDRHIEIAKGSCYVERELNGDLGGLMGYYTESLHVHDVSIRAIVLHDTSVPYGCPFLRWCCVERCPKLDTVFVLSDGFIMVETLWASDLLMARWIWSENPNHIYLYIESFQDLQHLHLRSCPSLQFVLPVFVSSFNGLKTLHIIHCGNLVHVFELDKKYANAPHIIHDGVLFPKLTTIHLHDLPKLQQICEVKMVAPALESIKIRGCWSLRRLPSVGARGQGEKKPTIEIENDVWDVLEWDDDHCPDHFEPPVHSRHYKERLPRVSVLR, from the exons ATGCAGAGGGCAATTGCAGAGGCTCTGGAACTTGACCCTTCAGTAATGGCCAGTCTAGATGAGCAAGATGAAGAGGATGACTTTAACGAAGTTGATGAAAGCTCAAGGAATGAGATAGGCATTGTTGGACAAGCGATTGATCAAACCCTGAGGGACACCAAATTGATGATGATTTTCCTTAACGGAAGTGATGAAGAGGTTGACGTAGGAATTCCTCTTACAAGATATGGCAACAATGTAATGATATGGACCTTCAGTAGAAGATGCCTGGAATTGAATCATGGCCGTTCAAGGGTAGAAAACAAGCTAAGATATACGCATGCTATCCTTGGTTTCCGTGATTCTATCAAAGAGTTGTCACTGTCACAGTTTTGTGGTCTGCTGCATCAAGAAGCTGCTACCATAGTTGCCCGCAACCCATGTATGCTGGACATCAACCCAACAATTGTGGCAGATTGTTGTCTCTATGAGTTATTTCTGCATTACAATTTTCACATGGCCACTAATTTTGATTGGGTGTCTCATGCTTCCAACTATTGGGTATGCGATGCAATCATACAAGGGTACACAGCAAGGGATATTAGTAATGCATTACATCGAGAGATAAATTGGAAGTGCAATGATGTTTCTCTGCTAGATGGTGTTCTTAAATGGTATATGGAACAGTTGATGCTTCCTTTTCTCGTAATTAACGATGATGTTGTCTATAAAGAAGGCCCATACTGTTGGATATCAGTCACATCGAGGAATATAGAAGTTCGTCGTATGCAAACTATACCTGCAGTGACATCATCTTTCTTCCTGGCATTTGAAAGATCTGACCACCCACCAACTTTACCAAATGTACTTTTTGAACATTCCAGCAAGCTTGGTGTGCTAGTTCTCAAATGGTGTGCCTTTGATTTTGCATTACCTCCTTTCCTAAAATGCCGTAGCCTAAAATTCCTTGGATTGGAAAACTGCACAGATGATAAAACACGTCAAGGAGATGATCATACAGATTGGGCATATTTATATAGCCTATCGGTGTTGGATCTGCGTTACACAGAATGGAATCAAATCTTAAGTGAAGAAAAGATGGATCTCATGACTAATATCAGAGAGCTAAATATAGAAGGAGTCAGGGGTTGGCAGTATATAGCTAACCTACAACGGCGGCTCCCTAACCTCCAGAGGCTCCGAATAATCAAACCAACATGCCAATGGAAGACATCAGAGGATTTTGATAACTCTTTTATAGATAAGCCAAGTATGGAAATACTTGACTTGTCAGGCAACAGTGACATGGAAATTCTTCCAGCAAGCCTATCAACAACAAGTAGCCTTCGGTTGCTTGTACTTGATGGTTGCTATGGGTTGGAAAATGTTGGCGGGCTTCCTTTGTCCCTCGAATATTTTAGCTTTAATGGTCATGGGCCAGCTTCTCAATGGACGCAAACCGTTGAGCTACCTCCGAAACAATTCCGTTCATCCACGACAACAGGTAATAAGGATATCAGAGTGTCCAAGATCTCCCTACAAGGTTGCACGCAATTGAAGAACCTGTTTTTGTGTTGGCTACCCAACCTCATAGAATTGGACCTCTCTGAAACTGCAATCAAAATACTTGATTTCAAGAGTATGGTGGTGCAAGTCCCAAGGCTCAAGCGGCTATTTCTAATAGGATGCAAGCATCTTCGTGCTATAATTTGGTTGGATGAGAGTGGTTCTAAGGTAAAATCTAACCTGGAGTTGGTGTGCATAGACACGCGAGTTGGGATTGTGTGTGCTCGGCCATCCATCAACAGGATCAAATCCTTCCGGTTGCAGGTGCATGTTGTTGCTATGGATGCGAGGCTTACTCGCTCTTTGAAGGGTCTGTTGTGGCCTTATTTAAAAAGGGACACACCTGAGGATGTGTTGAGACCTAAAGGATGGGACGGACCAAGTCGTAAAGGCCCACCTAAAGATGTTTATTCTTATAATATCCACCTCACCTCCTCACCTGTGTATGATGGAGTTGTTCAATTTGAAGCAACCCCCAAGAATAAGATTGGCCCCAGTGATCAAAAGAGCTTGCAGCAGATTATTCCAGCAGGCCCGTACAATGATGTCCTTAGCATGGTTAGCGATCCCCCGATGCAGGCTTTCCCGCAACCTCCGACTACACAGTCGGACCGGCATATAGAGATTGCTAAAGGGAGCTGCTATGTGGAGAGAGAACTGAATGGAGATCTCGGTGGATTAATGGGATATTATACGGAATCCCTGCATGTGCATGACGTATCCATTCGTGCCATTGTTCTTCATGATACGAGTGTCCCTTACGGGTGTCCCTTCCTTAGGTGGTGCTGCGTGGAGAGGTGCCCAAAGTTGGATACCGTCTTTGTTTTGTCTGATGGATTTATTATGGTGGAGACCTTGTGGGCATCGGATCTCCTAATGGCCCGCTGGATTTGGAGTGAAAATCCCAACCATATTTACTTGTACATCGAATCCTTCCAAGATTTACAGCACCTACACCTGCGCTCCTGTCCCAGCCTCCAGTTCGTGCTCCCGGTGTTTGTCTCCTCCTTCAACGGCTTGAAAACCCTCCACATCATCCACTGCGGCAACCTCGTGCATGTCTTTGAGCTGGATAAAAAGTACGCAAATGCCCCCCACATCATCCACGACGGTGTACTATTCCCGAAGCTGACCACCATCCACCTACACGACCTCCCGAAGCTGCAGCAGATATGCGAGGTCAAGATGGTGGCGCCCGCGCTCGAGAGCATCAAGATCAGGGGGTGCTGGAGCCTGCGCAGGCTACCATCCGTGGGCGCCCGTGGCCAAGGCGAGAAGAAGCCGACCATTGAGATCGAGAATGACGTGTGGGACGTTCTGGAGTGGGACGACGACCACTGCCCCGACCACTTCGAACCGCCAGTCCACTCGCGCCACTACAAGGAGAGGCTGCCCAGGGTCTCCGTTCTGAG GTGA